A portion of the Paenibacillus marchantiae genome contains these proteins:
- a CDS encoding DUF4179 domain-containing protein encodes MKPIPNDEDRLWEQHFFREEPDADFTLEVMRKLDGMSMVSAEDGDPFTKKASKSHWMRRTGIAAAAVVILVGGAWFAFDHTAKSTQPTVNAVNNPPLPNIPVPEELKYSYYADDYKRLKPLGLVFNPNINIEDQGYTLKIKDVLVDRSQIVITMKQTTPDGLGLFAISPEAGRIHITDDQGRQVATLAQDTRTSGSAAERFVFQLHDDIPDQVIVRGELGHLKVGSYYNFETKSYEDKNAVIDWSFQFNIDMTKAKSLAVEAPMNNTYTTPEGLKLDMTQLVRTPNGTRLDMNISLDDKLRAKVGEDWADDMDLMYHLEIPETSEYRIFNGSRPDARQAKFRFRDLSGLMDGGPLKLSETWDPAFVTVDAKKIRFVLEGYTIPVWGEKSVEVDLEKMRKDAEIYTYVLQFEQYGDEILFSDFNFKPVWESYDKNYSLVLEGSGTFRNAFNGDRWVAVDPEGKEYPVQVIGYPDQPNNDGEYVADNLKLVIRGFYKEDGTKLTLKRTAIINREYHDVDWKVDLPSYTSLPWQK; translated from the coding sequence ATGAAGCCTATTCCAAATGATGAGGATCGATTGTGGGAACAGCATTTCTTTCGTGAGGAACCGGATGCGGACTTTACGCTTGAGGTGATGCGGAAACTGGATGGAATGTCCATGGTGAGCGCAGAAGACGGGGATCCATTTACGAAAAAGGCTTCCAAGTCCCATTGGATGCGCCGTACGGGAATCGCAGCGGCGGCAGTTGTGATCCTTGTGGGAGGGGCCTGGTTTGCTTTTGATCACACAGCAAAATCGACGCAACCAACGGTAAATGCCGTAAATAACCCGCCATTACCTAACATACCTGTTCCAGAGGAACTTAAGTATTCCTATTATGCCGATGATTACAAACGTTTGAAGCCACTCGGTCTAGTGTTTAATCCGAATATCAACATTGAGGATCAGGGCTACACGCTTAAGATCAAAGATGTGTTGGTAGATCGCTCTCAAATCGTGATCACAATGAAACAAACAACACCTGATGGGCTAGGGCTTTTTGCGATATCTCCAGAGGCGGGGAGAATTCATATTACGGACGATCAGGGGCGACAGGTTGCAACTCTCGCGCAGGATACCAGAACAAGCGGTTCGGCAGCTGAACGATTTGTATTTCAGTTGCATGATGATATCCCGGATCAGGTGATCGTGCGTGGAGAACTTGGGCATCTAAAAGTAGGAAGCTATTATAATTTTGAGACAAAATCATACGAAGATAAAAATGCTGTGATAGATTGGAGCTTCCAATTCAACATCGATATGACCAAAGCCAAATCACTGGCTGTTGAGGCTCCTATGAACAATACCTACACCACTCCTGAGGGTTTGAAACTGGACATGACACAGCTAGTACGTACGCCAAACGGGACCCGCCTTGATATGAACATCAGTCTGGATGATAAACTGCGTGCCAAAGTCGGAGAAGATTGGGCAGATGATATGGACTTGATGTATCACCTCGAAATTCCTGAAACGAGTGAGTATCGAATATTCAACGGGAGCAGACCAGATGCCCGTCAAGCCAAGTTCCGGTTCCGAGATTTGAGTGGATTAATGGATGGTGGTCCATTGAAGTTATCGGAGACATGGGACCCTGCTTTTGTTACGGTGGATGCGAAGAAGATTCGCTTTGTCCTGGAAGGATACACCATACCAGTGTGGGGAGAGAAGTCGGTGGAAGTGGATCTGGAAAAGATGCGTAAGGATGCTGAAATTTACACCTACGTACTGCAATTTGAACAATATGGAGATGAAATTTTATTTTCTGATTTCAATTTCAAACCGGTGTGGGAATCCTATGACAAAAACTACTCATTAGTCCTGGAGGGAAGCGGTACGTTCCGAAATGCTTTTAATGGCGATCGCTGGGTGGCTGTAGATCCGGAAGGAAAAGAGTATCCTGTTCAAGTCATCGGTTATCCAGACCAGCCTAATAATGACGGAGAATACGTTGCAGACAATCTGAAATTGGTCATCCGTGGTTTTTACAAAGAAGATGGAACAAAATTAACCTTAAAACGAACAGCAATAATTAACCGAGAGTACCATGATGTGGATTGGAAAGTAGATCTTCCGTCGTACACAAGCCTGCCTTGGCAGAAATAA
- a CDS encoding RNA polymerase sigma factor, translated as MTQQIPEEELIQRIIAGDKQLFAVLVDRYKNKVFGILRGMGASHQDAQDLAQDTFLRIYRYLPTRREGSSFSSWVYTIAVNRMRDFMRQQKPVMTAVHTGLEQTNGETPEKHVLHKEMQREIYRQMDQLPESYRLVLLLKYTNELSYEEIADITDMSPAQVRNALYRGKKTLKKQMERKGGLSTYEAYSK; from the coding sequence ATGACTCAACAGATACCAGAGGAGGAGCTCATTCAGCGTATTATTGCGGGGGACAAACAGCTATTCGCTGTGCTCGTGGATCGATATAAAAATAAAGTCTTCGGCATTTTGCGTGGAATGGGTGCGAGTCATCAGGATGCACAGGATCTCGCTCAGGATACGTTTCTTCGGATTTACCGCTATCTTCCGACACGAAGGGAAGGAAGCAGTTTCTCGTCCTGGGTATACACCATCGCTGTGAATCGGATGCGGGATTTTATGCGGCAACAGAAACCTGTGATGACCGCTGTTCATACGGGCTTGGAACAAACCAATGGTGAAACACCAGAGAAACATGTACTGCATAAGGAAATGCAGCGTGAAATATATCGCCAGATGGACCAACTGCCAGAGTCGTATCGGCTTGTGCTGCTGCTTAAATATACGAATGAGCTGAGCTACGAAGAGATTGCAGATATCACGGACATGAGCCCCGCACAAGTGCGTAATGCACTTTATCGAGGGAAGAAAACGTTGAAGAAACAAATGGAGCGCAAAGGAGGTTTATCGACGTATGAAGCCTATTCCAAATGA
- a CDS encoding mismatch-specific DNA-glycosylase, with the protein MIPDHLDYGLSILFIGFNPSITSGETGHHYAYKGNRFWRILERSGLTPRLYDAQEDGELLKLGYGFTNIVARPTRGMDDITKEEYAEGRHILRQKLEEYRPDIACFVGKGVYTQYSQRAKVEWGFQDDPVVKEIHEFVAPSSSGLVRMSMDEIVAIYSQLSDFVSEKSRED; encoded by the coding sequence ATGATTCCAGATCATCTGGATTATGGTTTATCGATATTATTTATTGGATTCAACCCCAGCATCACTTCTGGAGAGACAGGTCATCATTATGCTTATAAAGGAAACCGTTTCTGGCGCATTCTTGAACGTTCCGGATTGACCCCTCGTTTATATGATGCACAAGAGGATGGAGAGTTGCTGAAGCTGGGGTACGGATTTACGAATATTGTGGCCCGACCGACAAGAGGTATGGACGACATTACAAAGGAAGAATATGCAGAGGGACGGCATATTTTACGGCAAAAGTTGGAGGAATACCGACCAGACATCGCCTGTTTTGTTGGGAAAGGGGTATACACCCAGTACAGTCAGCGTGCCAAAGTGGAATGGGGATTTCAGGACGACCCGGTCGTTAAGGAAATTCATGAATTTGTAGCCCCGTCATCCAGTGGACTCGTGCGTATGTCGATGGATGAGATTGTAGCGATCTATTCACAGCTCAGTGACTTTGTCTCAGAGAAAAGCAGGGAGGACTGA
- a CDS encoding RNA-binding protein — protein MASMILLVKQTEDDEKVIYRFGPNERKMGLIEMNKVKESVKELEPVQVEGVSPSFYFNRAAQRLVRCLFREGGKFPERTTCES, from the coding sequence ATGGCGTCAATGATTCTGTTGGTGAAACAGACGGAAGACGATGAAAAGGTTATTTATCGATTCGGACCGAATGAGCGGAAGATGGGACTCATTGAAATGAATAAGGTCAAGGAAAGTGTGAAAGAACTGGAACCTGTTCAGGTCGAGGGTGTCAGTCCGAGTTTTTATTTCAATCGGGCCGCACAGCGACTGGTTCGATGTTTGTTCAGAGAAGGCGGTAAGTTCCCTGAACGGACGACATGTGAATCTTAG
- a CDS encoding AEC family transporter, whose translation MIADIMLEVVLPVFLLIAVGSWMQKVFKLDLYTLAKINFYCITPAAVFMSMYHSDMSGELLGTVTLFYALYVLILYIVGSVFARSLRMNKGMKAAFNNSIMLDNAGNYGLPINSLVFRGDPLASSIQALVMSLQALLTFTYGVLSIQGAKLKGNYRAVIIGFLKMPVPYALLLGILFHMGNIPLPTFLSMPLTYAQQSMVAVALLTLGAQIVKYPIRLYRLDVYISTFLRLLIGPAIGISIVLLLGLQGIAAQALIIASGMPTGVNASILAEEYDNEPDFAAQTVLISTLLNIITITALISFAKTF comes from the coding sequence ATGATTGCAGACATCATGCTTGAAGTCGTCCTGCCCGTCTTTCTCCTGATTGCCGTCGGGTCCTGGATGCAAAAGGTGTTCAAGTTGGACTTGTACACCCTCGCCAAAATCAATTTCTATTGTATTACCCCCGCAGCCGTCTTTATGAGCATGTATCACTCCGATATGTCGGGGGAATTGCTCGGAACTGTCACGCTTTTTTACGCCTTATATGTACTTATTCTCTATATTGTGGGGTCTGTGTTCGCACGCTCGCTTCGCATGAACAAAGGCATGAAGGCTGCCTTCAACAACAGCATCATGCTGGACAACGCAGGCAATTATGGTCTGCCCATCAACTCCCTGGTATTTCGTGGTGATCCGCTGGCCTCTTCCATCCAGGCACTGGTCATGTCTTTACAGGCATTGCTGACATTTACCTATGGTGTGCTGTCCATTCAGGGTGCGAAGCTCAAAGGCAATTACCGTGCGGTAATCATTGGATTTCTAAAAATGCCCGTTCCTTATGCACTGTTGCTCGGCATTTTGTTTCATATGGGGAATATTCCATTGCCCACTTTCCTGTCTATGCCGCTGACTTACGCGCAGCAAAGTATGGTCGCTGTAGCATTGTTGACACTTGGCGCCCAAATTGTGAAATATCCAATCCGCCTGTATCGTCTTGATGTGTATATTAGCACATTTCTGCGTTTGCTGATTGGCCCGGCCATCGGGATTTCGATTGTATTGCTGCTCGGTTTGCAAGGTATCGCCGCTCAGGCTCTTATTATCGCATCCGGTATGCCTACTGGAGTCAATGCGTCCATTCTGGCCGAGGAGTATGATAACGAGCCAGACTTTGCGGCCCAGACAGTTTTGATCTCGACGCTGCTTAACATCATTACAATTACTGCACTGATTTCCTTTGCGAAGACGTTCTAA